In Cryptosporangium aurantiacum, the following proteins share a genomic window:
- a CDS encoding ATP-binding protein: MRRTGLRDLPAAFLALTCLIAVASVPISVGREETFDALLYPVNAVALGLAGALVVTYRRSNPIGWVLCAMGFDAAFVEFAEGYGYHPAWPAAATSEWLAHWTNHLGIGCTAILVILFPTGRELSRFRKAGVWAGAMGAGLSAFGSAFSHASDPSFVVGVNPHAIDGLEPAFVVGQALFLVCLLSAIGSVVVRFRWSAGVERQQLKWIAYALALQAVAGTFATFYFHDSWLVRLAIALVVPLLPISICVAILRYRLYDIDLIINRTVVYGALTVLLTLAYLGAVLVLGAVLGGSRSPWATAGATLTVAVAFRPLRGRVQDLVDRRFRRARFEALARVDTFLDDLRTGRAEPEALEQLLRDVTAQPGLELRYLPPRAAAPVGRRDTELLVERASVPLAIVEHAGAADGTERLLGEAVARAGLAIEIARLRAEVSHQLAEVEASRTRIVAAGYAERRRLEQDLHDGAQQRIVSVGLALRNTQFGLGDSPVARAIDAAVNELTVAIAELRELANGIRPALLDEGLGVALRELAGRTPLAVTVRAGPERYPADVEATAYFVACETLTNAVKHADATRVDLSAEHADGQLILTVRDDGTGGARPSDGTGLRGLADRVAAQGGRLRVESEPGAGTSVIARLPCVS, translated from the coding sequence ATGCGACGGACGGGCCTGCGAGACCTCCCAGCGGCGTTCTTGGCCCTCACCTGTCTGATCGCGGTTGCCTCGGTGCCGATTTCGGTGGGCCGCGAAGAGACGTTCGACGCCCTGCTGTACCCGGTGAACGCCGTCGCGCTCGGCCTGGCCGGTGCGCTGGTCGTGACCTATCGCCGGTCCAATCCCATCGGCTGGGTGCTGTGCGCGATGGGCTTCGACGCCGCCTTCGTGGAGTTCGCCGAAGGGTACGGGTACCACCCCGCCTGGCCGGCGGCAGCGACCAGTGAGTGGCTGGCGCACTGGACGAACCATCTGGGTATCGGATGCACCGCGATCCTCGTGATCCTGTTTCCCACCGGGCGTGAGCTGAGCCGGTTCCGTAAGGCCGGTGTATGGGCCGGCGCGATGGGCGCTGGGCTGTCCGCGTTCGGGTCGGCGTTCAGCCACGCCTCGGATCCCTCGTTCGTGGTGGGCGTGAATCCGCACGCGATCGACGGGCTCGAGCCGGCCTTCGTCGTCGGGCAGGCGTTGTTCCTCGTCTGCCTGCTGTCGGCGATCGGGTCGGTGGTGGTCCGGTTCCGGTGGTCGGCCGGAGTCGAGCGCCAGCAGCTGAAGTGGATCGCGTACGCACTGGCGCTGCAGGCGGTGGCCGGCACATTCGCGACGTTCTACTTCCACGACAGCTGGCTGGTGCGGCTGGCGATCGCGCTCGTGGTCCCGCTGCTTCCGATCTCGATCTGCGTCGCGATCCTGCGTTACCGGCTCTACGACATCGACCTGATCATCAACCGCACGGTCGTCTATGGTGCGCTGACCGTGTTGCTGACCCTCGCGTATCTCGGGGCGGTGCTGGTCCTGGGAGCGGTGCTCGGTGGGAGTCGATCTCCGTGGGCGACGGCCGGTGCGACCCTGACCGTCGCGGTCGCTTTCCGACCGCTCCGCGGTCGCGTTCAAGACCTCGTGGATCGACGCTTCCGGCGCGCGCGTTTCGAGGCGCTGGCCCGCGTAGATACTTTCTTGGACGACTTGCGGACGGGACGCGCCGAACCCGAAGCCCTCGAACAGCTGCTCCGCGACGTTACGGCGCAACCGGGGCTGGAGCTGCGCTATCTACCGCCCCGTGCGGCGGCGCCGGTGGGTCGCCGGGACACCGAACTGCTCGTCGAGCGTGCAAGCGTCCCGCTGGCGATCGTCGAGCACGCGGGCGCCGCCGACGGGACCGAACGGCTGCTCGGTGAGGCGGTTGCCCGCGCAGGGCTCGCGATCGAGATCGCGCGTCTGCGAGCGGAGGTGAGTCACCAGCTCGCGGAGGTCGAAGCGTCCCGGACCCGGATCGTCGCGGCCGGCTACGCCGAGCGGCGACGCCTCGAGCAGGACCTGCACGACGGGGCACAGCAGCGGATCGTCAGCGTGGGGCTCGCGCTGCGCAACACCCAGTTCGGGCTGGGCGACTCGCCGGTGGCTCGGGCGATCGACGCCGCTGTCAACGAACTCACCGTCGCCATCGCCGAGCTGCGCGAGCTGGCCAACGGCATCCGCCCGGCCCTGCTGGATGAGGGACTCGGGGTGGCGCTCCGCGAACTGGCCGGACGGACGCCGCTGGCGGTCACGGTGCGCGCCGGGCCGGAGCGGTATCCCGCCGACGTCGAGGCGACCGCGTACTTCGTCGCCTGCGAGACGTTGACCAACGCGGTGAAGCACGCCGACGCGACCCGCGTCGACCTCTCCGCGGAGCACGCGGACGGGCAGCTGATTCTGACGGTCCGGGACGACGGCACCGGAGGCGCACGTCCGTCCGACGGGACCGGGCTGCGCGGCCTCGCCGACCGGGTCGCGGCCCAGGGAGGACGGCTGCGGGTGGAGAGCGAGCCGGGCGCCGGCACGAGCGTGATCGCGAGGCTGCCATGCGTCTCCTGA
- a CDS encoding ankyrin repeat domain-containing protein, with translation MDVQEFFDGASNPREWIGTTRSGSVNDWVVQARTQLADAAKQADWGTVFTVLDEHPAFVNAFRLDGRSWYTPLHQAAYAGAPREVIDRLIAVGAWRGLRTNKGERPVDVAVRRGHARLSDLLDPPDVLNISDETLHVLQRRLHEVIWGIAQQLVAENSLRLPELGVMREMENPHLWFAVPGMMGGFHLKLLQVGREAQLYAQSGSRMDFGPGRMHVITTSSTVEDGSWGKDSPGPVILDYVGPAFDD, from the coding sequence TTGGACGTGCAGGAGTTCTTTGACGGAGCGTCGAACCCACGGGAGTGGATCGGCACCACGCGTTCAGGGTCTGTCAACGACTGGGTCGTTCAAGCACGAACCCAGCTGGCCGACGCCGCCAAGCAGGCCGATTGGGGCACGGTATTTACCGTGCTGGACGAACACCCCGCGTTCGTCAACGCTTTCCGGTTGGACGGCCGGAGCTGGTACACGCCCCTGCATCAGGCGGCTTACGCTGGGGCTCCTCGGGAGGTCATCGATCGGCTAATCGCTGTCGGCGCCTGGCGCGGACTCCGCACCAACAAGGGCGAGCGGCCGGTCGACGTTGCCGTCCGTCGAGGACACGCGCGCTTGAGCGATCTGTTGGACCCACCAGACGTTCTGAATATTTCGGACGAAACTCTCCACGTCCTTCAGCGGCGCCTGCACGAGGTGATCTGGGGCATCGCACAGCAGTTGGTGGCCGAGAACTCGTTGCGGTTGCCAGAGCTCGGCGTGATGCGGGAGATGGAGAATCCGCACCTCTGGTTCGCGGTCCCGGGCATGATGGGTGGTTTTCATCTGAAGCTGTTGCAAGTCGGCCGCGAGGCGCAGTTGTACGCACAGAGCGGCAGCCGAATGGATTTCGGCCCGGGGCGGATGCACGTCATCACGACCAGTTCAACAGTGGAGGACGGTTCGTGGGGCAAGGACTCGCCCGGGCCGGTAATCCTCGACTACGTTGGGCCAGCGTTCGACGACTGA
- a CDS encoding helix-turn-helix domain-containing protein, producing MPPEDEHRVDVHIDKFLAERGLTLTELASRVGITLANLSILKNGRARAVRFSTLTAICDVLQCQPGDLFTVRPSRPAE from the coding sequence ATGCCGCCCGAGGACGAGCATCGCGTCGACGTCCACATCGACAAGTTCCTGGCCGAGCGTGGGCTGACGCTCACCGAGCTCGCCAGCCGGGTCGGCATCACCCTCGCCAACCTCTCGATCCTCAAGAACGGACGAGCCCGCGCGGTGCGTTTCAGCACCCTTACCGCGATCTGCGACGTCCTTCAGTGCCAACCCGGGGACCTCTTCACCGTCCGGCCATCGAGGCCTGCGGAGTAG
- a CDS encoding sensor histidine kinase, with translation MRSERTRADRRLYQLLFPLLMLWYVFVVAGVVAVLATWGSRPLSSVGEIPWWSHAIATVVVVATWAPVSAQIERGVHQLAFGQRDNTYDVAGRVYRQLQSDPRPDELLPSVAALLADTLALPYVEIEAEGSVVTTHGAVPDGAAVVTIPLTYYHLTLGTLRVSGRRRRDSLSAADVRLLEDLARHVAITLHAAGLTAAVQHSREQLVTAREEERLRIRRDLHDGLGPTLASLGLQLGVLQRTLRADPAAAETLAAELRGDVRQATAEIRRLVYELRPPMLDEFGLVDALRNLNPTDGPPRSVSVPDPLPTLPAAVEVAIYRIAAESLHNAARHAGATRCAIELTVSDDEVTFTVTDDGCGLPENYLAGVGHRSMRERSTELGGTIDIGPAPGGGTRVAVTFPMRTHG, from the coding sequence GTGCGGTCTGAACGGACCCGCGCCGATCGCAGGCTCTACCAGCTGCTCTTCCCGCTGCTGATGCTCTGGTATGTGTTCGTCGTCGCCGGGGTGGTCGCGGTGCTGGCCACCTGGGGGTCCCGCCCGCTCAGCTCGGTGGGTGAGATCCCTTGGTGGTCGCACGCGATCGCGACGGTGGTCGTGGTGGCGACCTGGGCACCGGTGTCGGCCCAAATCGAACGGGGGGTGCACCAGCTCGCGTTCGGGCAGCGGGACAACACCTACGACGTCGCCGGCCGGGTCTACCGGCAGTTGCAGTCCGACCCGCGACCCGACGAACTGCTGCCCTCGGTCGCGGCACTTCTGGCCGACACCCTCGCGCTCCCCTACGTGGAGATCGAGGCCGAGGGCAGTGTCGTCACCACGCACGGTGCGGTGCCGGACGGCGCGGCGGTCGTCACGATCCCGCTCACCTATTACCACCTGACCCTCGGCACGCTCCGGGTGAGCGGACGCCGGCGCCGCGACTCGCTGTCCGCGGCCGACGTCCGCCTGCTCGAGGACTTGGCGCGTCATGTCGCGATCACGCTGCACGCCGCCGGTCTCACCGCGGCGGTGCAGCACTCCCGGGAGCAGCTCGTGACCGCACGCGAGGAGGAACGCCTCCGCATCCGCCGTGACCTGCACGACGGACTCGGACCGACGCTCGCCTCGCTGGGGCTGCAGCTCGGCGTCCTGCAGCGCACGCTCCGTGCCGACCCGGCGGCGGCCGAGACCCTCGCCGCCGAGCTACGCGGCGACGTCCGCCAGGCGACCGCGGAGATCCGCCGCCTCGTGTACGAGCTGCGGCCCCCGATGCTCGACGAGTTCGGCCTGGTCGACGCGCTGCGCAACCTCAACCCGACCGACGGGCCTCCGCGTTCGGTCTCGGTACCGGATCCGCTTCCCACCCTTCCCGCCGCGGTCGAAGTGGCGATCTACCGGATCGCGGCGGAGTCGCTGCACAACGCGGCCAGGCACGCCGGCGCCACCCGCTGCGCGATCGAGCTGACCGTCTCGGACGACGAAGTGACGTTCACCGTCACCGACGACGGGTGCGGCCTGCCGGAGAACTATCTCGCCGGCGTCGGTCACCGCTCGATGCGCGAACGCAGCACGGAGCTGGGTGGGACGATCGACATCGGCCCGGCGCCCGGCGGCGGCACCCGGGTCGCCGTCACCTTCCCGATGAGGACGCATGGCTGA
- a CDS encoding response regulator: protein MRLLIAEDQLLLREGLVRLFQDRGHEVVAAFGDAERVLPTIEDEHPDLVLLDVKMPPTYTDEGTRTALAIKRTSPEVGVLVLSGHIDRTHTADLVGLGGFGYLLKDRVLNVREFVAAATRVAEGGSALDPEVVGALMTARADADPLASLSTREREVLGLMAEGLNNPAIARRLTVSERTVEGHVRHVMLKLDLAESEDGHRRVLAVLAYLRSGSCA, encoded by the coding sequence ATGCGTCTCCTGATTGCCGAGGACCAACTGTTGCTGCGCGAGGGTCTGGTGCGTCTGTTCCAGGATCGCGGGCACGAGGTCGTCGCCGCCTTCGGCGACGCCGAGCGGGTACTGCCGACGATCGAGGACGAGCATCCGGACCTGGTCCTTCTCGACGTCAAAATGCCACCGACCTACACCGACGAGGGGACGCGCACCGCGCTGGCGATCAAGCGAACGTCGCCGGAGGTCGGCGTGCTGGTGCTCTCCGGGCACATCGACCGGACGCACACGGCGGACCTGGTTGGCCTCGGCGGATTCGGCTACCTCCTCAAAGATCGGGTGCTGAACGTCCGGGAGTTCGTCGCCGCGGCCACGCGGGTGGCCGAGGGCGGTTCGGCGCTGGACCCAGAGGTGGTCGGCGCCCTGATGACGGCACGCGCCGACGCCGACCCGCTGGCGAGCCTATCCACGCGGGAACGGGAGGTCCTGGGACTGATGGCCGAGGGACTGAACAATCCGGCGATCGCGCGGCGGCTGACGGTGAGTGAACGCACGGTGGAGGGCCATGTCCGGCACGTGATGCTCAAGCTGGACCTGGCCGAGTCCGAGGACGGCCACCGCCGCGTCCTCGCGGTTCTCGCGTATCTGCGGAGTGGTTCCTGCGCCTGA
- a CDS encoding TetR/AcrR family transcriptional regulator, with amino-acid sequence MSSGDVPILPRGHHHLSREEVSAAQRARLLTAIVDVVAEHGYAGTSVGAVLKRARISRETFYQHFTDKQDCFLAAFDDAANLLIAVIADALGPPEDPVLTRLDRVLATYLGVLSEAPTLARVFLIEVYGAGPAAVARRLAVQDRFAVAIADVILHGQRWRGGLDPQFLGRAVIGAVSALVTAHLAADEPAELPGLRGQLVAFIDALLDDQASDGPDHD; translated from the coding sequence ATGAGCTCCGGTGATGTTCCGATCCTTCCCCGCGGACACCACCACCTCAGCCGCGAGGAAGTCAGCGCCGCGCAACGTGCCCGCCTGCTCACCGCCATCGTCGACGTCGTCGCCGAGCACGGGTACGCCGGCACGAGCGTCGGGGCGGTCCTCAAGCGGGCCCGCATCTCCCGCGAGACGTTCTACCAGCACTTCACCGACAAACAGGACTGTTTCTTGGCCGCGTTCGACGACGCGGCGAACCTGCTGATCGCCGTGATCGCCGACGCCCTCGGCCCACCGGAAGACCCGGTGCTGACTCGACTGGACCGGGTGCTGGCCACCTATCTCGGGGTGTTGTCGGAGGCGCCGACATTAGCTCGGGTGTTCCTGATCGAGGTGTACGGTGCCGGGCCCGCCGCCGTGGCGCGCCGGCTCGCCGTGCAGGATCGGTTCGCCGTGGCCATCGCCGACGTCATTCTCCACGGCCAACGGTGGCGCGGCGGACTGGATCCGCAGTTCCTCGGCCGCGCTGTCATCGGTGCGGTCAGCGCGCTTGTCACCGCACATCTGGCCGCCGACGAACCCGCCGAACTGCCCGGCCTGCGCGGACAACTCGTAGCCTTCATCGACGCGCTCCTCGACGATCAGGCGTCGGACGGTCCGGACCACGACTGA
- a CDS encoding DUF6585 family protein, translating to MLYPRDSPWVELTEPTRLLAAQLGLGALRESFATHGSLFKDRPNRIHRFDGGLVRHNWGKEPAAFRWNDVTTWESRVADLMRYGAYLRTDFSFTFVRSDGAKAQLEGSHARNGPAEALAYAALGHRVCGILGKAALAAALDELRAGQTLTFGRTTLTTARLRVTSAGLRYRTREIAWAQMAAPIVAKGTLTVPYAADGRAFYRCTVADIPRMTLLLNVLEARQAASERS from the coding sequence ATGCTGTATCCGCGGGACAGCCCTTGGGTAGAGCTGACCGAACCCACCAGGCTGCTGGCCGCGCAGCTGGGCCTGGGCGCGTTACGGGAGTCGTTCGCCACGCACGGGAGCCTCTTCAAGGATCGACCGAACCGAATCCACCGGTTCGATGGCGGGCTGGTCCGACACAACTGGGGGAAAGAGCCGGCTGCCTTCCGGTGGAACGACGTCACCACATGGGAGTCTCGGGTAGCCGACCTCATGAGGTACGGCGCGTATCTACGCACCGATTTCAGTTTCACGTTCGTCCGCAGCGACGGCGCCAAAGCCCAATTAGAGGGTTCCCACGCACGCAACGGCCCAGCCGAGGCACTGGCCTACGCCGCGCTGGGCCACCGCGTGTGCGGCATCCTCGGCAAGGCCGCGCTGGCTGCCGCTCTCGACGAGTTGCGGGCCGGGCAGACGCTCACCTTCGGCCGCACCACGTTGACCACCGCCCGACTTCGAGTCACCTCCGCGGGACTGCGCTACCGGACGCGCGAGATCGCGTGGGCGCAGATGGCGGCACCTATCGTCGCGAAGGGCACCCTTACCGTCCCGTACGCAGCCGACGGCCGCGCGTTCTACCGCTGCACCGTCGCCGACATTCCGCGAATGACACTCCTCCTCAACGTTCTCGAAGCGAGACAGGCAGCCTCCGAGCGGTCGTAA
- a CDS encoding response regulator, with amino-acid sequence MAEPITVVLADDHPMFRKGLRALLGTMPGIEVVGEATNGNEAIALVERLRPRLVLLDLQMPGGDGLSAIRRLSGSAHILVVTMFEDDDSVFAALRAGARGYVLKDTEDDEMARAIRAVANGEAIYSPAIATRMMAFFAGRPADPFPALTASERNVLELMARGLSNDAIGTRLSLSPKTVRNYVSNVFGKLHVASRAEAIVRARDAGIG; translated from the coding sequence ATGGCTGAACCGATCACCGTCGTGCTCGCCGACGATCACCCGATGTTCCGCAAGGGCCTGCGCGCGTTGCTGGGGACGATGCCCGGCATCGAGGTCGTCGGTGAAGCCACGAACGGGAATGAAGCCATCGCGCTCGTGGAGCGGCTCCGTCCACGTCTGGTCCTGCTGGACCTGCAGATGCCCGGCGGCGACGGCCTTTCGGCCATCCGCCGGTTGTCCGGCAGCGCTCACATTCTGGTAGTGACGATGTTCGAGGACGACGACTCGGTGTTCGCGGCTCTCCGCGCGGGGGCCCGGGGCTACGTACTCAAAGACACTGAGGACGACGAGATGGCGCGCGCCATTCGTGCGGTCGCCAACGGTGAGGCGATCTACAGCCCCGCGATCGCGACCCGAATGATGGCGTTTTTCGCTGGTCGTCCCGCTGACCCGTTTCCCGCGCTGACCGCGAGTGAGCGCAACGTGCTGGAGCTCATGGCGCGTGGACTCTCCAACGATGCCATCGGGACGCGGCTGAGCCTGAGCCCGAAAACGGTGCGGAACTACGTCAGCAATGTTTTCGGAAAGCTCCACGTGGCCAGTCGAGCGGAGGCGATCGTGCGGGCTCGCGACGCGGGAATCGGCTGA
- a CDS encoding ABC transporter ATP-binding protein, with protein MPIIKVQGLRKVYGSKTVVDDVSFTVEEGEIFGILGPNGAGKTTAVECIEGLRVPEAGMIRVAGLDPIRQHDDVTRILGVQLQESELQAKLTVREALRLYSALYPNPIDWRSLVDRMGLGELLEQRFGKLSGGQKQRLFVALSLVGSPKIVVFDELTTALDPRARRETWKLVEDIRNAGTTVLLVTHFMEEAEHLCDRLAVFDRGKIVALDTPAGLISRSESPIVISFRPQEPVADNELRDLPGASLVSTEGARVVINGNDATVEAVNSLIARKRIRATELRIVDATLDDAFLNITGKADDATHGGS; from the coding sequence ATGCCGATCATCAAAGTGCAAGGCTTACGCAAGGTCTACGGCTCCAAGACAGTGGTCGACGACGTGTCATTCACTGTGGAGGAAGGCGAGATCTTCGGAATCCTTGGTCCCAACGGCGCAGGCAAGACCACCGCGGTGGAGTGCATCGAGGGACTGCGCGTGCCGGAGGCGGGGATGATCCGGGTGGCCGGGCTCGATCCGATCCGGCAGCACGACGACGTCACCCGGATTCTCGGCGTGCAGCTCCAGGAGAGCGAGCTGCAGGCCAAGCTCACGGTCCGTGAGGCGCTGCGGCTCTACAGCGCGCTCTACCCGAACCCGATCGACTGGCGAAGCCTGGTCGACCGGATGGGCCTCGGTGAGCTGCTCGAGCAGCGGTTCGGCAAGCTCTCCGGCGGCCAGAAGCAGCGGCTGTTCGTCGCTCTGAGCCTGGTCGGGTCGCCGAAGATCGTGGTCTTCGACGAGCTGACCACCGCGCTGGACCCCCGTGCCCGGCGGGAGACCTGGAAGCTCGTCGAGGACATCCGCAACGCCGGCACCACGGTGCTGCTGGTCACCCACTTCATGGAGGAGGCGGAGCACCTCTGTGACCGCCTCGCCGTCTTCGACCGCGGCAAGATCGTGGCGTTGGACACCCCGGCCGGCCTGATCAGCCGCTCGGAGAGCCCGATCGTCATCTCGTTCCGTCCCCAGGAACCGGTGGCGGACAACGAGCTTCGCGATCTGCCCGGTGCGTCCTTGGTGAGCACCGAGGGCGCGCGGGTCGTCATCAACGGCAATGACGCCACCGTCGAGGCGGTGAACTCGCTGATCGCTCGCAAACGCATCCGCGCGACGGAACTCCGCATCGTCGACGCCACGCTGGACGACGCATTCCTCAACATCACCGGCAAAGCCGACGACGCGACGCACGGAGGATCGTGA
- a CDS encoding DUF2975 domain-containing protein: MAPRESLPRTDWLRQLHGLLLTGVVLSGLLGVLSMSAILIGQPIETSAPSGAVLVSDALVGADAGVTADGAIDLRILLSRLVGAAHRADPFTSATVRRLRTLGWLLVAGGPAASMIEFAARFALSGTATTGGASADLDLSTPALWFVAGVGLLATSEVIRRGQAMRAELDTVV, translated from the coding sequence ATGGCGCCTCGAGAATCCCTCCCCCGGACGGACTGGCTACGCCAGCTGCACGGGTTACTCCTCACCGGCGTGGTACTCAGTGGCCTTCTCGGCGTTCTGAGCATGAGCGCGATACTGATCGGTCAGCCGATCGAGACCAGTGCGCCCTCCGGCGCGGTGCTTGTCTCGGACGCGTTGGTCGGGGCGGACGCTGGCGTCACCGCCGACGGCGCTATCGACTTGCGGATCCTGCTCTCCCGGCTGGTCGGCGCGGCTCACCGCGCCGACCCGTTCACCAGCGCCACCGTCCGCCGTCTGCGGACTCTCGGCTGGCTGCTGGTCGCCGGTGGCCCCGCCGCGTCAATGATCGAGTTCGCGGCTCGATTCGCCCTCAGTGGCACGGCCACGACCGGAGGCGCCAGCGCGGACCTCGACCTCAGTACACCTGCACTGTGGTTCGTCGCCGGCGTCGGACTACTCGCGACCAGCGAGGTAATCCGTCGTGGGCAGGCGATGCGCGCTGAGCTCGACACGGTGGTGTGA
- a CDS encoding ABC transporter permease yields MSAATAVLSTETKLFTREPGTLFWILVFPSLLLVGFGLIPQYRQASSDLGGYRIIDFYVPSVVLVALITASLQSMPAAIVNYRERGILRRMRTTPARPAHLLIAQIALNASAAIVSAILCVAVGFLLYDVALPKQPLAYVVTLLTTAVAGLAIGSVITAMARTLKAATAIGLATFFPAMFTAGIYVPLHALPEGLRGTLELTPFGAAAQALSQAAAGDWPDLKHFVVLSVWAAIMMAIAARWFRWE; encoded by the coding sequence ATGTCCGCCGCTACAGCTGTGCTGAGCACCGAGACCAAGCTGTTCACCCGCGAGCCGGGCACGCTGTTCTGGATTCTTGTCTTCCCGTCGCTGCTGCTCGTCGGCTTCGGTCTGATCCCCCAGTACCGGCAAGCCAGCTCCGACCTCGGCGGGTACCGGATCATCGACTTCTACGTACCGAGCGTCGTGCTGGTCGCTCTGATCACGGCGAGCCTGCAAAGCATGCCGGCGGCGATCGTCAACTACCGCGAGCGAGGCATCCTGCGACGGATGCGCACCACGCCTGCCCGTCCCGCGCACCTGCTGATTGCCCAGATCGCCCTGAACGCGTCGGCCGCAATCGTGTCCGCGATCCTCTGCGTGGCGGTCGGCTTCCTGCTCTACGACGTCGCATTGCCGAAGCAGCCGCTCGCCTACGTCGTCACCCTGCTCACCACCGCGGTGGCCGGGCTGGCGATCGGTTCGGTCATCACGGCCATGGCGCGGACGTTGAAGGCGGCGACCGCCATCGGGCTCGCGACGTTCTTCCCGGCGATGTTCACGGCAGGCATCTACGTACCGCTGCACGCGCTACCGGAGGGGCTGCGAGGAACGCTGGAGCTCACCCCGTTCGGCGCCGCGGCGCAGGCGCTGAGCCAGGCCGCGGCGGGCGACTGGCCCGACCTGAAGCACTTCGTCGTCCTCAGCGTGTGGGCGGCCATCATGATGGCGATCGCCGCGCGTTGGTTCCGCTGGGAGTGA